In one Pseudomonas sp. 31-12 genomic region, the following are encoded:
- the pal gene encoding peptidoglycan-associated lipoprotein Pal produces MEMLKFGKFAALALAMAVAVGCSSKGGDNAGEGAVDPNAGYGANTGAVDGSLSEEAALRAITTFYFEYDSSDLKPEAMRALDVHAKDLKANGARVVLEGNTDERGTREYNMALGERRAKAVQRYLVLQGVSPAQLELVSYGEERPVATGNDEQSWAQNRRVELRK; encoded by the coding sequence ATGGAAATGCTGAAGTTTGGTAAATTTGCTGCGCTGGCTCTGGCCATGGCTGTAGCTGTAGGTTGCTCGTCCAAAGGCGGCGACAACGCCGGTGAAGGCGCTGTTGATCCAAACGCTGGTTACGGCGCTAACACTGGTGCCGTTGATGGCTCCCTGAGCGAAGAAGCTGCTCTGCGCGCAATCACCACCTTCTACTTCGAATACGACAGCTCGGACCTGAAGCCAGAAGCCATGCGCGCTCTGGACGTTCACGCCAAAGACCTGAAAGCAAACGGCGCTCGCGTTGTTCTGGAAGGCAACACCGACGAACGTGGTACTCGTGAGTACAACATGGCACTGGGCGAGCGTCGTGCGAAAGCCGTTCAGCGCTACCTGGTACTGCAAGGTGTTTCCCCAGCTCAGCTGGAACTGGTTTCCTACGGCGAAGAGCGTCCAGTTGCTACCGGCAACGACGAGCAGTCCTGGGCTCAAAACCGTCGCGTCGAACTGCGTAAGTAA